Within the Candidatus Saccharibacteria bacterium oral taxon 488 genome, the region TGACCATTTTTTTTACGGAAAGTTGCTGTAATGTTGTCATATTTTTTTACATATTCCCTAACAACATGCTTCGTCTGCTCGTTCGTAGAATTATCATCAGAAATACATAATTCCCAATTATCATAACTCTGGGCCAGCACTGAATCAATACAAATACGAAGGTACTCTGGATTTGTATTGTATGTTGGTAGCAAAATGCTAATCAGCGGACGGTAACGAAACTTTTTAGACTGCTCTTTTTGTTCACTAAGTTGCTCGGCCGTCAGTGTGTGCTTGCCAAACCACTCAATGTATTCATCGTATCTCTTTTTATTTACAATTTTACGATCGCGATACAGACGAATTTGTTTTCGACCGTATGACGGATGTAATGTTGCGCGGACAGCAAATTTTGCGCTATTGATAATCATATTTTTCATGTTGCTTTACTCATCTCCCTTCATATAATTTCCATTCTCCCAACAACTTCATCGGCCCATCACGAAATTTGTCCTTTCCTTTTATAACAAACGAGAAAGCGCGTGGCAAATGTTTGACAATACCGTCGTCAATCCGACGATGTAGTGATATGTGAATATCATATCTTCCAGGATTAAAACAGTCTAGCTGCTGCTTAAAATTAATCTTCCTTCCATTTTTGATAAAGTGCTGCGGCGTATCTCTGCAATTACGATCAGCAAACACAAATCCACCATATACAAAAGAAATATTGACAAACAAGTCCTCAGAGATACCGTCAACAATAACGCCAATATCAAGTGTTTCTTTTTGGGTAAAAGACTTTTTATCCGGTAAATCAACAATCATCTCCACTGAATCGTCTTGAGATTCCTCCTCCGCCTTGGTGATGGTCTCGATATTTATCTCGGTATATAGGTCAGCGATCTCTTGAGGAGACCCGATATGCTTAATGCGACCACTCTCTATATACATAGCTCTTGAACAAAATCGCCGCACAGCATTCATGTCATGCGTGACAAAAACTACTGTTTGACCACTTCGCTTAACCTTTTCAAAATAATCAAAGCATTTCTGCTGAAATGCCGCGTCACCAACAGCCAGCACCTCATCGAGCATCAGGATGTCACCACGGGCTTTAATCGCCACTGAAAACGCCAATCTAACCTGCATTCCTGATGAATAGTTTTTTAGTTTTTCTTCCATAAAATCTGCCAACTCGGAAAATTCGACAATATCATCGTACATCAATTCCATCTCTTTATGGCTAAATCCTAATAGGGCACCGTTTAGAAATATATTTTCTCGACCGGTCAACTCGGGGTTAAAACCAACCCCAAGCTCAATAAACGGAACGAGAGATCCGTTTACCTGCACCGAACCCCCTGTTGGCGTATAAATTTGAGCGATTGATTTTAGTAGTGTACTCTTTCCTGATCCATTTTTACCAACTATACCAAAGAACTCGCCTTTTTTAATCTCAAATGAAATATCTTTTAGGGGAGTAAACTCTCGATACCCTTTTTTGCCTTTAAGATAATTGATTGTTTTTTGCTTGATACCGTTACTGGCTTCTGTTGGTATTTTGAATGTTTTTGTCAGCGTGTTAACGGCCACCGCAATATCGTCCATCGTTAAATCTCCTCCGCAAATGTTCTTGAACGCTTCTTAAAATACCGTATCGCAAACACACCGACTATCACTATCACGAGAAACGGTATTGATAACATCCATATGTTTAGCCGATCCCACATCACCATCGTATCTTTAGTAATGAGGATATATCTACTGTCCTGAATAATCTGCGTAACCGGATTAAGAAAAAGCAGATCAACCGCAACACTACTCTTTTGTAAAACCATTTGAAGTGGATAGATAACAGGCGTTGCATAAAATGCAGCCTGAGTAATCACCTCCCACAAATAACCCGTATCTCGTGATTTAACGTTGAGAGCTGACAAGAAAAAAGCGATACCTAACGCAAATATGTATAGCTCAATGATAAGCGGTAGAATAAGCAGTGACATCCAAGACAGCTGTACACCACTAACAAAAATGAATAATAGCACAACAATCATATTAAAAAACAGATTTATCAGAGAGGAGACTGTCCCAGAGATAACAACGATGTACTTTGGAAAATTAATTTTTCTAAGCAGATCACCCCGGCTTACTATAGAATTCAGGCCTTGATTAGTTGCTTCTACAAAAAAATTCCACAAGATTATACCCAATAATAGATATACCGGAAAATGTTGGATATTTCTTCCAACACCGAGGAACTTATCAAACACTATGTATAATATGGAAAAAAGAAAAAGCGGCTTGAGGATACTCCACACATATCCGAGCATAGAACCCTGGTAGCGCAACTTAAAATCTGTAACAACCAATTCCCTTAGGAGAATTCTGTTTTTTCTACTGAAAATTTCCAACCATTTCATAATCTGTATCACTTATTATACAATACGAGAGGAGTATTATGAATAGACTTGCGATTATCGTTCTTAATTGGAATGGTTCAGATGATGCCATAGAGTGTATTAAGTCACTAACGAGCCAGACGCTAAAGCCTACTATTATCATAGTGGACAACAATTCGAGTGATAATTCTGTTGATATATTTGAAAGCTATATCGCATTTCATCAAAAAGAAGATATCACTTTAATTAAAAACCCACGAAATCTAGGGTTTGCCGCCGGTATTAATACCGGCCTGAGGTACGCACTTACCCAAAAGTTTGAGTTTGTGGGTGTTCTTAATCCTGATGCGGTCGCTGATATTGACTGGTGTAGGTCCCTGTTAAGTGAGCTGGCCGGTCACAATGATTGCGGTATCGTGACTGGGTTGTTAGCCAGACGAGACGGAAAAACTATTGACTCTTCAGGTGATTTTTATACTACCTGGGGCCTGCCTGGTCCGCGCGGTCGTGATGAGCCTATCAAAAATGCACCGGACAAACCTGGCGAGGTTTTTGGCGCAACTGGCGGCGGAGCGATTTATCGCGCGGAAATTTTTGACGATATCGATATGTTCGACGAGGACTTTTTCATGTATTACGAAGATGTCGATCTCAGTTTTCGCGCTCAGCTGGCTGGCTGGAAAGTCCGCTTTACACCCAAAGCAGTTGCCTACCACAAGGTTGGCGCTAGCAGTAAAAAAGTACCGGGTCTCGCCGTTTACAACACCTTCAAAAACCTACCGTTGGTCTTTATTAAAAACGTTCCAGGAAAGCTATTTTGGTATATTGGCCTGCGCTTTTTCCTGGCATATTGGCTAATTTTCGCTAGCGCTGTCCGCCACGGTAGCGGCTGGCCTGCGCTTAAGGGTGTGTTGGTTTCAATCATTCACAAGCCTGCCGCTTATCACAAACGCGTATCAATTCAGAGAAGCCGCAGGGTTTCCGTCGACTACATCCACGGCATTATTCACGATGGACCGTTACCTAATCAAACCGGGCTATTAAAATTTAAGCGGTTTTTCAGAATGAGATAATATCATGGCAGTATGCGGCCATGTATAACCAACCACGCCACCAAGTTCCGCTACCTCCTCATCGGTACCATCAACACCGCCATTGATTTTGGTATACTGTTTATGCTGACTTGGTTTATTAGCACGCCGAAAGAATTGGCTAATATTATCTCGACGACCATTGCCTTTGCCTTTAGTTTTATCGCTAATCGATCATTCACCTTTCGCTCGCGTACCGGCAATGTTCGCCGCCAGCTACTCCTCTTCACGCTAGTTACCCTATTTGGTCTCTGGGTGATTCAGACGATCATCATTGCACTGCTTGCGCCAATTTTCATCAGCTTCAATCTTAGCCAGTCGGTGGCGCTGCTTATCAGCAAACTCATCGCCACCGTTGCCAGCCTTATCTGGAACTACCTACTCTATACCAATGTTGTCTTCAAAGATTAAGAACTCTTCTGCGAGATCACCAAGTGCCGCGCACGGCCTTCGCCCTCAGAGTGCGTCTCAATATCGCTATAGTCGCTCGCTACGTGGTGTACCACCCAACGATCAGCCGAATTTAGTTCGATAATTTTCGTTTCACCAGTTCGCCGTACCTCTTCGATCCAGCCGCGCGCCTTGTCAGCAATCTTTTCTGCGTGCTGCTTTTTATAATCAGCAATATCAATGTTCACCCGCACCAGCGCCGCCTGACGGTTGCGTAAAATTGCCGACACCACTGTTTGTAAACTTCGCAGCGTCTCGGCATTCCGCCCAATGAGCAGACTATTGCGCTCGCTCGACGGCACAACAGCCTTGATAACCTCATCTTCAACACTCACATCAACATCCAGATTAAGGTCAAAGAACGCTAAAAAGTCCTCTAGGTATTTCTTGACAAATTCAATGGTCGCGATTTGATCCATGTAGCCTCCTTAATCCTTCGCTTTTATCCGCGTGATATTTGCCTCCGTCGCTGTAGCTGCTCGTTGCGAAGCGGCTTTTGACTTTTTTGCTGATGCGGCAGACTTGCTCGTAGATTTTGGCGAACGCTTTTCGCCGGCAATCTGCTGCATTTCCGCACCATCTTGCTTGAGAATAATAGCGTTTTGAGTGTAGGCAGCAATGTTTGAGGTTGCCATATAGAGCGCCAGCGCCCCTGGCAAACTGATCATAATAAGGAACATAAACACCGGCATAACCTTCATCATTTTGCGCGTGACAATGGCGTTAACCTCAGTTTGGTCAGCGTTCTTACCCTCGCCCGCCTCCATCAGCACATCACGCAACCGCTTCTTGTTGTCCGAACTTGGCGACATCTGCTTTGATAATAAATATTGCAAAACAGCGGCCACCAAGGCAAGGATGAGCAACCCAATTGATACACCACTTGATGATAACGCCTGCTTCGTCAGGTCCATCAGCCCCAAGAAATTCTGGTTAAAGTGATCTGGATTGGCGATCAAGTGCTTGACCGGCTCCCACTGCTCCATTACGTCGTATGTGTACTTAGCGAGCTCTGAGCGCTGCAATACGAATATCTGCACTACACGGTAAATCGCGATCAGTACTGGCAGCTGGATAAGGAGTACTAGGATAGAGCTCATCGGCTTGATGTTATGCTTTTTG harbors:
- a CDS encoding ATP-binding cassette domain-containing protein → MDDIAVAVNTLTKTFKIPTEASNGIKQKTINYLKGKKGYREFTPLKDISFEIKKGEFFGIVGKNGSGKSTLLKSIAQIYTPTGGSVQVNGSLVPFIELGVGFNPELTGRENIFLNGALLGFSHKEMELMYDDIVEFSELADFMEEKLKNYSSGMQVRLAFSVAIKARGDILMLDEVLAVGDAAFQQKCFDYFEKVKRSGQTVVFVTHDMNAVRRFCSRAMYIESGRIKHIGSPQEIADLYTEINIETITKAEEESQDDSVEMIVDLPDKKSFTQKETLDIGVIVDGISEDLFVNISFVYGGFVFADRNCRDTPQHFIKNGRKINFKQQLDCFNPGRYDIHISLHRRIDDGIVKHLPRAFSFVIKGKDKFRDGPMKLLGEWKLYEGR
- a CDS encoding KH domain-containing protein, which translates into the protein MDQIATIEFVKKYLEDFLAFFDLNLDVDVSVEDEVIKAVVPSSERNSLLIGRNAETLRSLQTVVSAILRNRQAALVRVNIDIADYKKQHAEKIADKARGWIEEVRRTGETKIIELNSADRWVVHHVASDYSDIETHSEGEGRARHLVISQKSS
- a CDS encoding GtrA family protein, which gives rise to MRPCITNHATKFRYLLIGTINTAIDFGILFMLTWFISTPKELANIISTTIAFAFSFIANRSFTFRSRTGNVRRQLLLFTLVTLFGLWVIQTIIIALLAPIFISFNLSQSVALLISKLIATVASLIWNYLLYTNVVFKD
- a CDS encoding glycosyltransferase; protein product: MNRLAIIVLNWNGSDDAIECIKSLTSQTLKPTIIIVDNNSSDNSVDIFESYIAFHQKEDITLIKNPRNLGFAAGINTGLRYALTQKFEFVGVLNPDAVADIDWCRSLLSELAGHNDCGIVTGLLARRDGKTIDSSGDFYTTWGLPGPRGRDEPIKNAPDKPGEVFGATGGGAIYRAEIFDDIDMFDEDFFMYYEDVDLSFRAQLAGWKVRFTPKAVAYHKVGASSKKVPGLAVYNTFKNLPLVFIKNVPGKLFWYIGLRFFLAYWLIFASAVRHGSGWPALKGVLVSIIHKPAAYHKRVSIQRSRRVSVDYIHGIIHDGPLPNQTGLLKFKRFFRMR
- a CDS encoding ABC transporter permease, with the translated sequence MEIFSRKNRILLRELVVTDFKLRYQGSMLGYVWSILKPLFLFSILYIVFDKFLGVGRNIQHFPVYLLLGIILWNFFVEATNQGLNSIVSRGDLLRKINFPKYIVVISGTVSSLINLFFNMIVVLLFIFVSGVQLSWMSLLILPLIIELYIFALGIAFFLSALNVKSRDTGYLWEVITQAAFYATPVIYPLQMVLQKSSVAVDLLFLNPVTQIIQDSRYILITKDTMVMWDRLNIWMLSIPFLVIVIVGVFAIRYFKKRSRTFAEEI
- the yidC gene encoding membrane protein insertase YidC, with product MNMFDVVIVQPIFNLLMAIYALIPGGDFGVSVVLFTIIVRFLLWPLVKKQLHQAKAMRKIQPELAKLNKKYKNNPQMRAMAMMDVYKKHNIKPMSSILVLLIQLPVLIAIYRVVQIFVLQRSELAKYTYDVMEQWEPVKHLIANPDHFNQNFLGLMDLTKQALSSSGVSIGLLILALVAAVLQYLLSKQMSPSSDNKKRLRDVLMEAGEGKNADQTEVNAIVTRKMMKVMPVFMFLIMISLPGALALYMATSNIAAYTQNAIILKQDGAEMQQIAGEKRSPKSTSKSAASAKKSKAASQRAATATEANITRIKAKD